In Ignavibacteriales bacterium, the genomic stretch TGGAACCGGAAAAGAACTGGTGGCAAAGGCAATTCATTATAATGGATTAAGAAAAGACCAAATATTTCTTCCAGTAAATTGCGGAGCTATTTCCGAAAATTTAATTGAAAGTGAATTATTTGGTCATAAGAAAGGGGCGTTTACAGGTGCAACAGAAGAGAAGATGGGCTTATTCAAAGTAGCTGATGGCGGAACAATTTTTCTGGATGAAATTGCGGACTTGCCATTAAACTTGCAGGTAAAACTTCTTAGAGTTCTGGAAGATCGGCAATTTATTCCTGTTGGCGGAACAAAAGCTGTAATAACAGATGTTAGAATAATTGCAGCAACAAACCAAAATCTTTTTGAAAAAGTTAAAGCTGGTGAATTTAGAGAGGATTTATATTACCGACTTAATGTTGTAGAAATAAAACTTCCAACATTGAATGAAAAAAGAGAAGATATTCCATTGTTAGTAAATCATTTTATAGAAAAATTTCGTATAGAAATGGGAAGAAAAATAATTGGTGTGGATAATGAAACCATGCGCCTTCTAATGAGTCACGATTGGCAAGGTGGAGTAAGAGAACTGGAAAACATTATTGAACGAGCAATTATTTTTGCAAAGGAAGAAATCATTACCGTTAATGATCTTTCCGATTATATTAAAGGAAGCAGTTTTAGTGATGCATTTCCGGATTCCCTTAAAGATGCTATGCGTATTTTTGAAAGGGAACATATCATTAAAACAATTAAAAAGTATGATTATGATAAGGAAGAAGCAGCAAAAATGCTTCAAATTGGTTTGTCTTCTCTATATAGAAAGATGGAAGAATTGGATATTCCAACAAAAGCTCCAAAGGATGTAGAACAGTAAGTTCTTCCTGCCGTTGGATATAAAACGATTCTTCTTTATATTTAAGCAGTAATTTTTAGAAAGGATTAAGGTTAGTAATGAAGTCAGGAATTCACCCAGTTTATAAAAAGGCAGTTGTAACTTGTGTATGTGGAAATACATTTGTAACGCGGTCAACAGCAGGCGATATTAAGCTCGAAATTTGTTCAAATTGCCATCCATTTTTTACCGGCAAACAAAAATTGTTAGATTCCACTGGTCGCGTGGAAAGATTTAACAAACGCTACGGCAAAAGCCTCGCAAAATAAATTTAGATTATTAATTTCTGACCTGCCTGTAAAAAGGCAGGTAATGGAATGAATTGGATTCGTCATCCAGCAATCTTTTTTACTTTAAACACAATTATAAAATTTTATTCCGCTTTGTTAAATAACTCCAATGAAAAATTATTTTCCATGGAAATACTCAATTCGGAATAAAAAACTGTAGCGGAATTTTTACTTATCGTTTAGAATTGAAATGCGAAATTTGGAAATAAGAAATAAAGTATCTGTAAAAGTTCAGAGTCACAATGCTATTCTTTAAACAGACTTCTTTTTTAGTTATATTTTTAATAATTGAAAAACTAAAAAGAGGGCATTATGCAGCTTTGCATTTTTGAAGATATTTATTTCGATAGACTCGAACCATTGATTTATTCCCGACCTGTGCACGATTTAATCTGTGGAATAAATTCGATAAGAGCCAAAATTTTACGCGCGTATCCTGGAGTTAAATACTCACTTCACACAAGACCATATTTGGATCAAGTAGTAAAATCCAAGAATCCAGCCGTTGCAGTTAACACAATAGAAGATAATGATTGCCTGTTTATAAATGGAAGAGTTTTAGCTCCACCAAATATGGAGGAAATAATTTCATTAAAAGAAAATGGCAATAAACTTTATTTAAATAAAGGAACCGTTATAGCTGCCAGAGTATCCGGAAAGAAATTGGAAGAATTGAAATCGAATCTTTCCGACTTATTTTCCAATTCCGATTTTGATGGATTTCCTACGGAGCAAGTTGATATAAAACATGTAGATTATATTTGGGATTTAGCAGCAAACAACAGAAGTGAATTTATTACTGACTATAATTGTTTGATAGAAAAGCAGAAAGAAAAAATTCTGGGTAAAGTTTACGATGGTGTTCATTTTATTGAAAAGGGAAATATTTTTATTGATGAAGGCGCAGAAATAAAACCCGGAGTTGTTTTGGATGCTTCCAAGGGTCCAATTTATATTGATAAAAACGCCGTGGTTGCAGCTAACGCCGTAGTTGAGAATTGTGTTTACCTTGGTGAATCCAGCCAGATAAAAAGTTGTGCAAGAATTTATGATAACGTTAGTATTGGTAGAATTTGTAAAATCGGCGGCGAAGTAGAAGATTCGATTATACTTCCATTCACTAACAAACAGCATTCTGGATTTTTAGGTCACGCTTATCTTGGCTCCTGGGTAAATCTTGGTGCTGATACAAATTGCAGCGATCTTAAAAATAATTATAGTACAATAAAAATTTATGTAAATGGAGATATAGTTGATAGCGGCACTCAATTCCTTGGATTAATTATGGGCGATCATTCAAAATCTGCAATAAATACAATGTTTAATACAGGAACCATTGTAGGATTTTCCTGTAATATTTTTGGAGCTGGATTTCCGGATAAATATATCCCTTCTTTTTCCTGGGGTGGAGTTGGTTCTAAAACCACATATGATTTATTAAGAAGCATCGAAACAGCCAATCGGGTTATGATTAGACGAAATCATGTTCTTAATGAGTACGATGAAAAACTATTTAAAAAAATATTTGATTTAACAGCAAAGGAACGAAGAAAACGTGGATACCCATATTGAGACTGAACCAGTTGATCCTCAGGGTTATCATCAACTGGATTTATATACCGGTGTAAGAGGAACTGCAGTTAAAGTTCTTAACAGAATTGATAGAACTGATGCTTATTTGGATAAGCTGCTTGATAGCGAAATGAAAAATACAGAATTGCATGGTCCAGATAAAGCTCTGCTTTTTGAAATTGTTCATGGTGTTTTAAGATGGCTTAATAAAATCGATTGGATTTTGAACGGCTT encodes the following:
- a CDS encoding sigma-54 dependent transcriptional regulator, producing MNAKVLIVDDEKVIRDSLELLLKEEGYKADTSADGEEALIKMKELSYDVVITDIKMPKVDGIELMQKAKDISPNTFFIIMTAYASVNTAIEALRQGAYDYLIKPVEFDDVILRLKRLVTYKNLAAENISLRQRLSSETGFQNLIGKSESMRKVFDLITRVATTNSNVLISGKSGTGKELVAKAIHYNGLRKDQIFLPVNCGAISENLIESELFGHKKGAFTGATEEKMGLFKVADGGTIFLDEIADLPLNLQVKLLRVLEDRQFIPVGGTKAVITDVRIIAATNQNLFEKVKAGEFREDLYYRLNVVEIKLPTLNEKREDIPLLVNHFIEKFRIEMGRKIIGVDNETMRLLMSHDWQGGVRELENIIERAIIFAKEEIITVNDLSDYIKGSSFSDAFPDSLKDAMRIFEREHIIKTIKKYDYDKEEAAKMLQIGLSSLYRKMEELDIPTKAPKDVEQ
- the rpmE gene encoding 50S ribosomal protein L31, with the protein product MKSGIHPVYKKAVVTCVCGNTFVTRSTAGDIKLEICSNCHPFFTGKQKLLDSTGRVERFNKRYGKSLAK
- a CDS encoding putative sugar nucleotidyl transferase; translated protein: MQLCIFEDIYFDRLEPLIYSRPVHDLICGINSIRAKILRAYPGVKYSLHTRPYLDQVVKSKNPAVAVNTIEDNDCLFINGRVLAPPNMEEIISLKENGNKLYLNKGTVIAARVSGKKLEELKSNLSDLFSNSDFDGFPTEQVDIKHVDYIWDLAANNRSEFITDYNCLIEKQKEKILGKVYDGVHFIEKGNIFIDEGAEIKPGVVLDASKGPIYIDKNAVVAANAVVENCVYLGESSQIKSCARIYDNVSIGRICKIGGEVEDSIILPFTNKQHSGFLGHAYLGSWVNLGADTNCSDLKNNYSTIKIYVNGDIVDSGTQFLGLIMGDHSKSAINTMFNTGTIVGFSCNIFGAGFPDKYIPSFSWGGVGSKTTYDLLRSIETANRVMIRRNHVLNEYDEKLFKKIFDLTAKERRKRGYPY